In Bacillus cereus ATCC 14579, a single window of DNA contains:
- a CDS encoding Rpn family recombination-promoting nuclease/putative transposase, whose translation MFNQQLVNLRIDFAFKQLFGTNGSEDILIAFLNAMLQESLESPIASLQLEDPHLHREYEEDKLSILDISATLDTGTKVNVEIQLNNNHDMVKRSLYYWGRLYTSQLQKVMPYSALHKTITINLLNFAMFSEHPAFHTTSVLWNTQQKKILSEDIEIHIIEIPKLTEQWHEEKVNPWKDPFVRWLLLLSANEDEHLTKLLEDIAMNQDPILQKAINKWERMSQDSSFRQAYDAREKVLMDEAAKFAHAETEGIKKGIEKGIEKGIEKGIEKGIEKGIQQGKIQMIKNMYDLGIPLETIAKASKLSLHEIEHILGHK comes from the coding sequence TTGTTCAACCAACAGTTAGTTAATTTACGCATTGATTTTGCATTTAAACAATTGTTTGGTACGAATGGTAGCGAAGATATTCTAATTGCATTTTTAAATGCTATGTTACAAGAGTCTTTAGAGTCGCCCATTGCTTCTCTACAACTAGAAGATCCACATTTACACAGGGAATATGAAGAGGATAAGTTATCTATTTTAGACATTTCAGCGACATTAGACACAGGAACAAAAGTTAATGTAGAAATACAACTCAATAATAATCACGATATGGTTAAACGCAGTTTATATTATTGGGGAAGGCTATACACATCTCAACTACAAAAAGTGATGCCCTACAGTGCACTTCACAAAACCATCACCATAAACTTACTAAACTTCGCAATGTTTTCGGAACACCCAGCCTTCCATACAACGAGCGTATTATGGAATACACAACAAAAAAAAATCCTGAGTGAAGACATAGAAATCCACATTATAGAAATTCCAAAGTTAACTGAACAATGGCATGAAGAAAAAGTAAATCCGTGGAAAGATCCATTTGTTCGTTGGCTTTTATTGCTTTCAGCAAATGAGGATGAGCACTTAACTAAACTATTGGAGGATATTGCTATGAACCAAGACCCTATTTTACAAAAAGCAATAAATAAATGGGAACGTATGAGTCAGGATTCTTCTTTCCGACAAGCCTATGACGCAAGGGAGAAAGTTTTAATGGATGAAGCAGCAAAATTCGCCCATGCAGAGACAGAAGGAATTAAAAAAGGCATTGAAAAAGGTATTGAAAAAGGCATTGAAAAAGGCATTGAAAAAGGCATTGAAAAAGGCATTCAACAGGGGAAAATTCAAATGATTAAAAATATGTATGATCTTGGTATACCACTTGAAACGATTGCTAAGGCAAGTAAATTAAGTTTGCATGAGATTGAACATATTTTAGGACATAAATAG
- a CDS encoding DUF2199 domain-containing protein has protein sequence MKRRRKSGEKVQMHRFALPLCYGSEAPYYYYEVAPHEREERFHLTSELCVMDDEHYFIRGCLEIPIIDYHENFIWTVWVSLSKESYDEVLEKWDERGRENSDPYFGWLSVEMPVYPETLNLKTNVHIREVGTAPYVELEPTEHPLAIEQRNGITLERVKEIQEMIQRHS, from the coding sequence ATGAAAAGAAGAAGAAAATCCGGAGAAAAAGTACAAATGCATCGTTTTGCACTACCTCTATGCTACGGAAGTGAAGCACCATATTATTATTACGAGGTAGCGCCCCATGAAAGAGAGGAACGCTTCCATTTAACATCAGAACTTTGCGTAATGGACGATGAGCATTACTTTATTAGAGGTTGTTTAGAGATTCCTATCATTGACTACCACGAAAACTTCATATGGACTGTTTGGGTATCACTTAGTAAAGAAAGTTATGATGAAGTATTAGAAAAGTGGGATGAGAGAGGCCGAGAAAATAGTGATCCTTATTTTGGGTGGTTATCTGTAGAAATGCCAGTTTATCCAGAAACATTAAATTTAAAAACAAATGTACATATAAGAGAAGTTGGAACGGCACCGTATGTTGAATTAGAGCCAACCGAGCATCCTTTAGCAATCGAACAAAGAAATGGAATTACTTTAGAGAGAGTTAAAGAAATACAAGAAATGATTCAAAGACATAGCTAG
- a CDS encoding response regulator transcription factor — MSKNILIVEDEDILREILKDYFLSEQYVVFEARDGKEALVVFEEEEVDLVILDIMLPELDGWSVCRRIRKTSEVPIIMLTARVDEDDTLLGFELGADDYVTKPYSPPILLARAKRLLESRKVTKQLLENEDDTLSIHGIHVHFPSRTVTVDRTDINLTHTEFEILAYFMKNQGIVLTREQLISRIWGYEFAGDDRTVNSHIRNLRNKLGEKAKYITTVVRTGYKFEGNI; from the coding sequence ATGTCAAAAAACATTTTAATTGTTGAAGATGAAGACATATTACGTGAAATATTAAAAGATTATTTTTTAAGTGAGCAATATGTAGTGTTTGAAGCGAGGGACGGGAAAGAGGCTTTAGTTGTATTTGAAGAAGAAGAGGTTGATTTAGTTATTTTAGATATTATGTTGCCAGAACTCGATGGATGGTCTGTTTGCCGAAGGATTCGAAAGACGTCCGAGGTGCCTATTATTATGCTGACGGCGCGTGTAGATGAAGACGATACGTTACTTGGTTTTGAACTTGGGGCAGATGATTATGTGACGAAGCCGTATAGTCCGCCAATTTTATTAGCAAGAGCGAAAAGGTTGTTAGAAAGCAGAAAAGTGACAAAGCAACTTTTAGAGAATGAAGATGATACATTATCAATCCACGGCATTCACGTTCATTTTCCGTCTCGCACTGTTACGGTAGATAGAACCGATATTAATTTAACGCATACAGAATTTGAAATATTAGCGTATTTCATGAAAAATCAAGGAATCGTTTTAACGCGAGAGCAACTCATTTCAAGAATTTGGGGATATGAATTTGCTGGTGATGATCGAACGGTGAATAGTCATATTCGTAATTTAAGAAATAAATTAGGAGAGAAAGCAAAGTACATTACAACTGTAGTACGAACTGGTTATAAATTTGAGGGGAATATATGA
- a CDS encoding sensor histidine kinase: MRKGIVLKLFTLTTALCMLILATIFIGQTIFFKQYYANRKVEDIKVNLNSFEKNYLNYAGNAEEIQKLEQDFLRENNTWITTLDKNGNLKHADDFYFEVTIDRRQQKSFGQQIFKIPLGNLVNIEEIENKSSDQFLGQGIYFSGVKKGDSFIPFSFSLSKQNLSGSNKPLEKAFKEKMSKLDEEKKKAAEEQVSKEKKPAVQEQAAQEPDAYIGGFVTKVQFPDVKGPVNPIYKNTLFLDSIKEFQTDVLLKESNQIEYSTKTMDYEKNDIKYKLLMKPIKEKDGSVTYIYAMASLQPVDEAVQMVQDYYIYIIAFVVVLIFLASFYYSKQIAKPLLKINDTTKKIAHLDFTEKIPITSKDEIGDLSKNINVLSNKLHSHIGQLEEDIEKERKLEKTRKEFISGVSHELKTPLSIMKSCISILKDGVAEHKKEYYFQAMEREVDKMDTLILDMLELAKFESGTYKMKKDSFYIDTVIEGICEHLSVEIEKKELHIHKNISSFEVIANQGRIEQVIVNFITNAIRYTPNKEDIIISTIDEKNRIKVCIENKGTHIEEEQLDKIWDRFYRVDTARQRSQGGTGLGLAISKNILELHDAEYGVENTEDGVLFYFYLPKKA, encoded by the coding sequence ATGAGAAAAGGAATTGTACTAAAATTATTTACTCTTACAACAGCATTATGTATGTTGATTTTAGCGACGATATTTATTGGACAAACGATATTTTTTAAACAATATTATGCGAATCGAAAAGTGGAAGATATTAAAGTAAATTTAAATTCCTTTGAGAAGAATTATTTAAATTATGCAGGAAATGCAGAAGAAATTCAAAAACTAGAGCAAGACTTTTTAAGAGAAAATAATACGTGGATTACGACATTAGATAAGAACGGGAATTTAAAACATGCAGATGATTTTTATTTTGAAGTAACGATAGATCGTAGGCAACAAAAGAGCTTTGGACAACAAATATTCAAAATTCCTTTAGGCAATCTCGTCAATATAGAAGAGATTGAGAATAAATCATCAGATCAGTTTCTAGGCCAAGGAATTTATTTTTCTGGAGTGAAAAAAGGAGATAGTTTTATTCCATTCTCTTTCTCGTTATCTAAGCAGAATTTAAGTGGATCTAATAAACCGTTAGAAAAAGCATTTAAGGAGAAAATGAGTAAATTAGATGAGGAGAAAAAGAAAGCAGCTGAGGAACAAGTAAGTAAGGAAAAGAAGCCGGCTGTTCAGGAGCAAGCTGCCCAAGAACCAGATGCTTATATAGGTGGGTTTGTTACAAAAGTACAGTTTCCAGATGTAAAAGGCCCCGTAAATCCAATTTATAAAAATACTTTGTTTTTGGATAGTATAAAAGAATTTCAAACGGATGTGTTACTAAAAGAGAGTAATCAAATAGAGTATTCAACAAAGACAATGGACTACGAAAAGAATGATATAAAATATAAATTATTAATGAAACCAATAAAAGAAAAAGACGGATCGGTAACATATATTTATGCGATGGCTTCTTTACAGCCGGTAGATGAAGCTGTACAAATGGTGCAAGATTATTATATCTATATCATTGCATTTGTAGTCGTTCTTATTTTTTTAGCTTCGTTCTATTACTCAAAACAAATTGCAAAGCCATTATTGAAAATAAATGATACAACAAAGAAAATAGCGCATTTAGACTTCACAGAAAAAATACCGATTACTTCGAAAGATGAAATTGGAGATTTATCGAAAAATATTAATGTGCTATCAAATAAACTCCATTCGCATATTGGACAGTTAGAAGAAGATATTGAAAAGGAAAGAAAGTTAGAAAAGACGCGAAAAGAATTCATTTCTGGTGTTTCACATGAATTAAAAACACCGCTAAGTATTATGAAAAGCTGTATTTCTATTTTAAAAGACGGGGTAGCTGAACATAAAAAAGAGTATTATTTTCAGGCAATGGAGAGAGAAGTAGACAAAATGGATACGTTAATTTTGGATATGCTTGAGTTAGCTAAATTTGAATCTGGTACATATAAAATGAAAAAAGATTCGTTTTATATTGATACAGTAATTGAAGGTATATGTGAACATCTATCTGTGGAAATAGAGAAAAAAGAACTTCATATTCATAAAAATATAAGTTCATTTGAAGTGATTGCAAATCAAGGCCGGATTGAACAAGTCATCGTGAACTTCATTACGAATGCTATACGATATACACCAAATAAAGAGGATATTATTATTTCTACAATAGATGAGAAGAATCGTATAAAAGTGTGCATTGAAAATAAAGGTACTCATATTGAAGAAGAGCAATTAGATAAAATTTGGGATCGTTTTTATCGCGTGGATACAGCTCGTCAGCGTTCACAAGGTGGGACGGGGCTTGGGCTTGCTATTTCAAAGAATATTTTAGAACTACATGATGCTGAATATGGGGTAGAAAATACAGAAGATGGTGTATTATTTTATTTCTATTTACCGAAAAAAGCGTAG
- a CDS encoding DUF4262 domain-containing protein, with amino-acid sequence MEKYIKEQRSICDKYKAEYVESPNDLKLGIAQNVKDGIAPINGLRMPIENGTTGWYIWAGEEMGTEEDFFLPLHVQHIDEWAPEIKKYLGLPPGWRFLIAGDYEDVWYDPNLFDEDLEEDADEWEENMLQEYGWYMHSILAEDIDGIHANYHTHGLRDNFNHQDLQIALNMDPEVAHSVFCTIIEEIKSGKKFEQGIEYTNIIEGYPIIMKSFVEMDREVLRVLLPDERGILPTRPECDECYKTQLDDIEES; translated from the coding sequence ATGGAAAAATACATAAAAGAACAGAGGAGTATATGTGATAAATATAAAGCGGAGTATGTAGAATCTCCGAATGACTTGAAATTAGGAATAGCGCAAAATGTGAAAGATGGTATCGCTCCGATTAATGGGTTACGAATGCCTATAGAAAACGGAACGACAGGTTGGTACATTTGGGCTGGTGAAGAAATGGGGACAGAAGAAGATTTCTTTCTTCCTTTACACGTTCAACATATTGATGAATGGGCACCTGAAATAAAGAAGTATTTAGGGTTACCACCTGGTTGGAGATTTTTAATTGCTGGAGATTACGAGGACGTGTGGTATGATCCGAATTTGTTTGATGAAGATTTAGAAGAGGATGCAGATGAATGGGAAGAAAATATGCTACAAGAGTATGGATGGTACATGCATAGCATATTAGCAGAAGATATTGATGGCATCCATGCTAATTATCATACACATGGTCTAAGAGATAACTTTAATCATCAAGATTTACAAATAGCATTAAATATGGATCCTGAAGTCGCGCATAGTGTTTTTTGTACCATAATAGAAGAAATAAAGAGCGGAAAAAAGTTTGAACAAGGGATTGAGTATACGAATATTATTGAAGGATATCCCATTATTATGAAGTCTTTCGTAGAGATGGATCGAGAAGTTTTGAGGGTTTTATTACCTGATGAAAGAGGGATTCTTCCTACGAGGCCAGAGTGTGATGAATGTTATAAGACTCAATTGGATGATATTGAGGAGAGTTGA
- a CDS encoding DUF7003 family protein has protein sequence MQKDILKLLDKKQSNYEFPAFDNEYMDISQVKFSLFFKDTKDWLMVFQLVGVGSLGVCNDIQVYGDRITHSMGDDCILQLNDGNYELFNDEGEFMPNIYNGSLKIREQHFEYEFTEEDYINNGIEVQTTEHYPTYFMRMLATNEEVRTLLWWSKEEILEEFGLEGNWELAYETEEWKHVEDEKVSENEFFQSVAAAIEKKDPRIIVKKDSNMHWRNWVAFDCD, from the coding sequence ATGCAAAAAGATATTTTAAAACTATTAGATAAAAAGCAAAGTAACTATGAATTTCCTGCCTTTGATAATGAATATATGGATATTTCGCAAGTGAAATTCTCTCTTTTCTTTAAAGATACTAAGGATTGGTTAATGGTGTTTCAACTTGTTGGTGTAGGTTCATTAGGTGTATGTAATGATATTCAAGTATATGGAGATAGAATTACTCATTCAATGGGTGATGATTGCATTTTACAATTAAATGATGGCAATTATGAGTTATTTAATGATGAAGGTGAATTTATGCCGAATATTTATAACGGCAGTTTAAAAATTCGTGAGCAGCATTTTGAATATGAATTTACAGAAGAGGATTATATAAATAATGGAATAGAAGTACAAACGACAGAGCATTATCCAACATACTTTATGCGTATGCTTGCTACTAATGAAGAAGTTAGAACATTATTATGGTGGAGTAAAGAAGAGATTTTAGAAGAGTTCGGTTTAGAAGGTAATTGGGAACTAGCGTATGAAACGGAAGAATGGAAACATGTTGAAGACGAAAAAGTAAGTGAAAATGAATTCTTCCAATCAGTAGCCGCTGCAATAGAGAAGAAAGATCCACGTATTATTGTGAAGAAGGATTCTAACATGCATTGGAGAAATTGGGTAGCGTTTGATTGTGACTGA
- a CDS encoding LPXTG cell wall anchor domain-containing protein, whose amino-acid sequence MKKRLLPICAMALLAVGYSSVASADTGTVTKEEAQVQQDKAKKEEAIKEQQKSEVEKKQAAQVQEKNDMAKKEEAIKAEKKSEEEKKRIAQEQLKNDMAKKEAAIKAEQKNEVAKKEVAKPVVQGEKLPNTASNNVVMMGLSACLVAVGTLFGLNRRNKIKA is encoded by the coding sequence ATGAAAAAGAGACTATTACCAATTTGTGCAATGGCACTTTTAGCAGTAGGATATTCTTCAGTAGCGAGTGCAGATACTGGAACAGTAACAAAGGAAGAAGCGCAAGTGCAACAAGATAAAGCTAAAAAAGAAGAAGCAATTAAGGAACAGCAAAAAAGTGAAGTAGAGAAAAAGCAAGCGGCACAAGTACAAGAAAAAAATGATATGGCTAAAAAAGAAGAAGCAATAAAAGCTGAGAAAAAAAGTGAAGAAGAGAAAAAGAGAATAGCGCAAGAACAGTTAAAAAACGATATGGCCAAAAAAGAAGCAGCGATAAAAGCCGAGCAAAAGAATGAAGTAGCTAAAAAAGAAGTAGCAAAGCCAGTTGTACAAGGTGAAAAATTACCAAATACAGCATCGAATAATGTAGTAATGATGGGATTAAGTGCATGTCTTGTAGCGGTAGGTACATTATTTGGTTTGAATCGTCGCAATAAGATTAAAGCGTAA
- a CDS encoding class D sortase, translated as MKLLNYIGIILMAIGLFMGSYYAVEWYKGRSSAGQLTAEEIKSLKNIQDTQLSHETPVTSQVPSSQTEHKEGEKVAMLNIPKIKKKFSIYWGADDTTLKKGVGMFVSDLTTTPSGGGHTVLSGHRDTVFTDLGELKEKDTLILEYDNKTYTYEIQKTWITHADDRTVIIKKEEPILTLTTCYPFNYIGDAPDRYIIEAKLTASYSK; from the coding sequence ATGAAGTTACTCAATTATATCGGTATCATATTGATGGCTATAGGGCTATTCATGGGATCCTATTATGCTGTGGAATGGTATAAAGGAAGAAGCTCTGCCGGGCAATTAACTGCAGAAGAAATAAAGAGCCTTAAAAATATACAAGATACTCAACTTTCTCATGAAACACCTGTAACTTCTCAAGTGCCTTCTTCTCAAACAGAACATAAAGAAGGAGAAAAGGTAGCGATGTTAAACATACCGAAAATAAAGAAGAAGTTTTCTATATATTGGGGAGCAGATGATACGACTTTGAAAAAAGGAGTGGGTATGTTCGTTAGCGATTTAACGACAACTCCATCTGGAGGGGGACATACTGTACTGAGTGGACATCGAGATACTGTATTTACAGATTTAGGAGAGTTGAAAGAAAAGGATACTCTTATTTTAGAGTATGATAATAAAACGTACACATACGAAATTCAAAAGACGTGGATTACCCATGCGGATGATCGCACTGTTATTATAAAAAAAGAAGAACCGATATTAACACTGACAACTTGTTACCCATTTAATTATATAGGGGATGCACCAGATAGATATATTATCGAGGCGAAGTTAACTGCTAGTTATTCAAAGTGA
- a CDS encoding diacylglycerol/lipid kinase family protein, with translation MTKTKFEKVLLIVNPKAGQGDLHTNLTKIVPPLAAAFPDLHILHTKKQGDATKYCQEFASKVDLIIVFGGDGTVFECTNGLAPLETRPTLAIIPGGTCNDFSRTLGVPQNIAEAAKLITEEHIKPVDVAKANGQHFLNFWGIGLVSEVSNNIDADEKAKLGKIGYYLSTIRTVKNAETFPVKITYDGQVYEDEAVLVMVGNGEYLGGIPSFIPNVKCDDGTLDIFVVKSTGIQAFKDYIGKKLFEDSNENDIFHVKAKSIHIETKEEKEVDTDGESSLHTPCHIELLPGHFTMIYNPAVV, from the coding sequence ATGACAAAGACAAAATTTGAAAAAGTACTCCTCATCGTAAATCCGAAAGCTGGACAAGGTGACTTACATACAAATTTAACGAAAATCGTACCACCTCTTGCCGCAGCTTTTCCTGACTTACATATCCTTCATACGAAAAAGCAAGGTGATGCAACAAAATATTGCCAAGAGTTTGCTAGTAAAGTAGATTTAATTATCGTCTTTGGTGGTGACGGCACTGTATTTGAATGCACAAATGGCTTAGCACCTCTTGAAACTAGACCTACACTTGCAATCATTCCAGGCGGAACTTGCAACGACTTCTCTCGCACACTTGGCGTTCCGCAAAACATTGCAGAAGCGGCAAAACTTATTACAGAAGAACATATAAAACCAGTTGACGTTGCAAAAGCAAATGGACAACATTTCTTAAACTTCTGGGGGATTGGTCTCGTATCTGAAGTATCAAACAATATCGATGCAGATGAAAAAGCAAAGCTTGGTAAAATCGGTTACTATTTAAGCACAATTCGAACTGTAAAAAATGCTGAAACATTCCCAGTAAAAATTACTTATGACGGACAAGTATATGAAGACGAAGCTGTCCTTGTCATGGTTGGAAATGGTGAATATCTTGGTGGTATTCCATCCTTTATTCCGAACGTAAAATGTGATGACGGAACACTTGATATTTTCGTAGTCAAATCAACAGGTATTCAAGCATTTAAAGATTACATCGGAAAGAAACTATTCGAGGATTCAAATGAAAATGACATCTTCCACGTAAAAGCAAAATCCATTCATATTGAAACGAAAGAAGAAAAAGAAGTAGATACAGATGGAGAAAGTTCGCTTCATACACCTTGTCACATTGAATTATTACCAGGACACTTTACGATGATTTATAATCCTGCGGTTGTGTAA
- a CDS encoding DUF4261 domain-containing protein, which translates to METQIVIGVPGLWKDRTELIQEVVSKSNYILAGNVMHHKEKEIGFEIDIYEQDPSLREAFFYAGGERFDEELLQELEKHTYIVYVIAKVDDKERLQEVIDVGMELLNAGGLALKVETAGVAYSKEEWQELAENKEIFPMYSHLVTLVGDEEDGYYSCGMQAFNLPDVVLDGGIDPEVAVDLLNDFNLHNILEKPNLKDGDTISFTEDAPVYLLSHYIDKRYEQEDPFYNPCGVWKLESASAKKSIFQKLGSVLKGWKNT; encoded by the coding sequence ATGGAGACACAAATCGTTATTGGAGTACCTGGTTTATGGAAAGATAGAACAGAATTAATACAAGAAGTTGTGAGTAAAAGTAACTATATATTAGCGGGAAATGTTATGCACCATAAGGAGAAAGAGATTGGCTTTGAAATTGATATATATGAACAAGACCCTTCTTTGAGAGAGGCTTTCTTCTATGCAGGTGGTGAGCGTTTTGATGAAGAATTGCTTCAGGAGTTGGAGAAGCATACTTATATAGTGTATGTTATTGCCAAAGTTGACGATAAAGAGAGATTACAAGAAGTAATTGATGTAGGAATGGAACTTTTAAATGCAGGGGGACTTGCTTTAAAAGTTGAAACAGCAGGTGTGGCTTATTCGAAAGAAGAATGGCAAGAGCTTGCAGAGAATAAGGAAATATTCCCGATGTATTCGCACCTTGTAACTTTAGTTGGAGATGAAGAGGACGGTTACTATTCATGTGGAATGCAAGCATTTAATCTACCAGACGTTGTTTTAGACGGAGGGATAGATCCGGAAGTAGCTGTAGATTTATTAAATGATTTTAACCTACATAATATATTGGAAAAACCTAATTTGAAAGATGGAGATACAATTAGTTTCACAGAAGATGCTCCAGTGTATCTTTTATCTCATTATATAGATAAACGTTATGAACAAGAGGATCCATTTTATAATCCGTGTGGGGTATGGAAGTTAGAGAGTGCTTCGGCAAAGAAATCTATCTTTCAAAAATTGGGGAGTGTGCTAAAAGGATGGAAAAATACATAA
- the hpt gene encoding hypoxanthine phosphoribosyltransferase: MNIEIKDTLISEEQLQAKVKELALQIERDFEGEEIVVIAVLKGSFVFAADLIRHIKNDVTIDFISASSYGNQTETTGKVKLLKDIDVNITGKNVIVVEDIIDSGLTLHFLKDHFFMHKPKALKFCTLLDKPERRKVDLTAEYVGFQIPDEFIVGYGIDCAEKYRNLPFIASVVTE, translated from the coding sequence ATGAATATTGAAATAAAAGACACTTTAATTTCTGAAGAACAATTACAAGCAAAAGTTAAAGAATTAGCACTTCAAATCGAACGTGACTTTGAAGGAGAAGAAATCGTAGTTATCGCAGTATTAAAAGGTTCATTCGTATTTGCTGCTGATTTAATTCGTCACATCAAAAATGATGTAACAATTGACTTTATTTCTGCATCTAGCTACGGAAATCAAACAGAAACAACAGGAAAAGTGAAACTACTAAAAGATATCGACGTAAACATTACTGGGAAAAACGTAATTGTTGTAGAAGATATTATCGATTCTGGTTTAACACTTCATTTTCTAAAAGACCACTTCTTTATGCATAAACCAAAGGCACTCAAGTTCTGTACATTACTTGATAAGCCAGAACGTCGTAAAGTAGACTTAACAGCTGAGTATGTTGGCTTCCAAATTCCAGACGAATTCATCGTTGGATACGGTATCGACTGTGCGGAAAAATATCGTAACTTACCATTTATCGCTTCAGTTGTAACGGAATAA